GGTGAGAAATTAATCATTACTTAAAATACCTGAAGTCATCATGAGTTCTCATTTATCGCCCGTTTGCTTTTAAGGACTgatattttatattgaatattgATATATTACACATCAAGTGCAAGCGCTGGAGAGCGTCTGAACCCAGCATAGCATGCTGCTCCACACACCGGAGAAATTCTGCGGCCGCACTGCGTAGGAGTCACGCCAGTCCTGGCCGTAGCTGATGTGGTTGATGTACCAGGGGGCAGAGAGCAGGACTCTGTGCCCGGCCTGGGTCATCCTGCTCAGTTCGGCCTGGTATTTTGCACCCTTCCAGATCTCCAGAACAGTATCCTGTGGAATCTGAGACAGCAGCAAACACTGGGTGACACTTTCCACGCATTATTGGCCTCTAGGGATTTCCCAAACAGTTCTGCTTTACTCATCTGCATTAATGCAATGCTTTGAGGCTTTTACTGGGCATATTTTGAAGGGAGGAccagaaaaattaaagaaggaagatttaaaaaatgttgcaaGCTAGATTCAAACTCAAAAATGCCAAAAGAGCACCAGAGCTCAATGCGTTAACTGCTAGCCCACAGTTCTGACTTTTAAATAACTTGTATTGATTGATTTTGCTTCATATCTTCTGATAGAACCTACTTATGTCTAACGTGCCATCTGATGACAGTGTTTTACCTCACACTATAAAAAGTCGGCTCTTGATCGACACCTTCTGGTTACAAAGTGCAATGATCGCGACAACAGGGTTTCATGCTGCATTCTGAGGCATTTCGCATTTCATTCCCCACTGTATTAGTTACTTTGTTGAAGTGTTATTTTAGAAtagagatactattatagttttccTTAATATTCTAAAttagtttctatttatttattttttgttttgtttttatatagtgtaaagttaaagtactaaaactctaacaaaaaaaaataattattataattataacgcTAAAtcgaaatattttaaaaaagctaataaaaaaaaacaatccaaacataaataaatatttatgtaaatatttatttaagtcATGCTTATCGATGCACGTTTGTTTGATTCTCACAGCACAACACACTTTCACACTGGACGGAACGAATATTTAAGAGAGATCAGCACTACACTGACACACAGCACTGCAGTCTCTAGTGTTTGTTAGTGTTTTGCACTTATGCTCTGACCCCTGAATGCTAAGGGCCGCACGTTGTAGTAACGGGCCCAGCTGTGAGTGGGTATCGGCAGGTCGAGGTAGAAAGGGGCCGCCAGGATGACCTTTAACCCTGCCTTAGTCACCCGGCGCATCTTGCACAGGTAGCAGCCCTGCTTCCAGACCTCCACCACGTACTTAGATCTGGGCTAGAAGAGAAGCGTCTCATTCCCGTTACAATCACACACCGCtctttttgacatttaaatgcaAGCAGTGTGACTGTGTGGTAAAGCAGACTCACTGTTTTTACTCACTCGCTCATGGTAGTCAAACACGTCCTGCCAAACAATGGAGGTTTTGTTGAGAGCGGCGGTCATGTTCATTATACTGAAGAGCATAAAGAGAGACATATAGTGGAAAACCAGAAACACTGTGTTCATGAATGTGCCAGTTCTTATGTTTATGCAGAAAAACAGTAAACATCCCCCCCCCCATTGTTATTATCAGAAGACAAAACATTTAGATTCTTCAcatattaaaacagaattttGACGGTTTCAAACAGATTTtagatacaaataataaaaaaaatgtaaattataaaaaaaaaaaatgtaaataacttatatttattaaaacaaaaaaacaaaaacaacaaactttataaattaatttatatatatatatatatatatatatatatatatatatatatatatatatatatatatatatatatatatatatcagttggAAAGTATCATGAAGGAAAAGCAGTCAAAAAAAACTATCCAATTATGCTAAAATGTGAATCATTTTTCAAAGAAATTTAAAAGAATTAgaatttaagaaaatgtattaatttttaaagaaatgaatcaaggatgcattaaaaaagACGTAAgggttttaaatacacatttttaaatatgaaaagtaaatatgcatcacagtttcttgagaatcaaatctgcatattagaataatttcttaaTGTGTCACTGAAGTcgtgagtaatgatgctgaaaactgagatttgacatcacagaaataaatgactttttaacatatattcacatagaaaactactttattttaaattgtaataatatttcacaaaattactgtttttattgtatttttaattaaataaatgcagcctttgtgagagTAAaagaattctttttttaaaaggtacaaaaaaaatcaataaaaatcttacagaccccaaacatttCTGTACATATGAAGTTAGCTTTTTTTAACATTTCCACTCACCTCTCCATATAGAATGATTCCAGTTTAGTAAAATCCTTCCCAAAACCCATCTTTTCCATAAACTTCCGCACATTGGGATTGGACTGCCTGTTTGAGAGAATAACACTGCTGTCTTAGAAATAAAAACACCACCATTCTTGCTAATGCAGTCGAGCTCAAATGAGGCCCTCAAAACAAGTGTCAAAAAAGCTTACCAGCAGGCAAAACTGACCTCATCCCCTCCTAAATGAACATAAGAGTCAGGAAAGACAAACTTCACCTCTTTCAAGAGGCTTTCCATGAACTTATAAGTAGTGTCTACTGTTGGATCGACAGGTCCGAATGAACCAGACGGCACACTGCCCTTGTAACAGGGAGTCAAGAGACCTGGCTGTCCTGAGAACAAGAAACAATCATCATTATTCTTTAACATTAATGGGGGTTAGggttttacagtataaaaaccattacatctACAGAATGAACCCATAATGATAAGAATACcagcgtgtctgtgtgtgtgtgtgtgtgtgtgtgtgtacctttcCCCCATGACTGAGTGTGTCCAGGAGAGTCAAACTCAGGAACGACTCGAATGCCTCTCATTCTAGCATGCTCAATCACCCTCATCACGTCTGACGGTGTGTAGATGTGAGTGAACGGATGAAAAGCTCCCTAGAAGAAAAAACACAATTGTCATGTTgttattaaaaagtgaaaaaaaaaattcaaaattaaattaaaactaaaaatatatatatataaaaaaggcttatttgaaaaattaaaaaaaatactataacagtatatcgataaaaattataataaaatacaagctGCCTTGGGTGtaacgtttatatatatacagcatcTTTAATGGAACTACAATTCATAtaaacaacacatgcatataacgttAATCATTCAGAAGAATAGAAGCAAAATTGCTGTGTATAAAATAAGGAGTTAGAAATGTAGCTGTTTTTGAGGTGATTTTACAGCATCTCTACCTTATTACTGAGGTCAGGAAAAGTGCGGCTCTGATACGGGAAGGAAGGATCATCCACAATGTGCCAGTGAAAGACATTCAATTTACTGTAGGCCATTGCATCCtttgaaaaacaatatatatatttcaatatttcaaggttttgggtcagtaagattaaaaaaaacaaaatttattaatacttttatttagcaatgaggcattaaattgatcaaaagtgacagtaaattaaagggacagttacatttaatccaaatgcttttcttttctattaattaaaagaaatctagaaaaaaaaaacataatggtttctagaaacatttttaaatatattcaaacagaaaactgttaggtttaaattgtaattatatttcacaatgttactgtatttttaaatgcagccttggtgagcatacaagacttctttaaaattattacaattaaaaaaaaaaaaatatatatatatatatatatatatatatatatatatatatataaatataattaaaacaattctatatatatttatataatttataatgaacAGTAAATACATACCAGAGTCTTCAGAATAGCATGGAGAGGTAAATAATGCCTTGAAGTGTCCAGTAAAAGTCCTCTGAATGCAAAACGTGGGAAGTCTACAATCTCTGTCTTGTTGATAAAATACTGCATGGAAAGATTGAGTTAATTAACAGAGTATATGAACATACTGCTGCATTATTTATCACAAGCACATGACAAAATACTTTTCACACAATACTTACAGTGCCATAATCATCCTGGTACACAAGCTGACTGAAGGACTCCAGGCCTGATTTTCAGGTTTGATAGGTTGAAAAAGACACAACTATTAGGGTTAGTGGTTTAAATTCAAGCAAAGAATAAAAGAGACAATAAGTGTGAAGTCACACCTCTCAAAGCGCCCCATACAGACACTGATCTCAGTACAGCCTGGCCCTCTGACACACTCAGTGTATCTGCAACAAAAGTACATGAGTACAACATCATTAGAAAGTCTTAGCTTATTAGATATCGAAATACAGAAATGACACATTTTAAATGACTGGATTCAAAAGGCACTGAAGAACAGGAACTACTCCCCCTGCTGGATGTGGACAGTGTACAGTAATTACACCTTATAACTTAGTGGACTTTCTCTGACATGAATGGAGCAattaaaaggtcaaaggtcaccagGGGTTACTAAGATCGCATGATCAGGAGATACTCACAGCTCTCATCTGAATCTTCGTCAGGGTAGCCGTCACATCCTCTGGTTTTTACGCTCACCGATACGACAAAGGGTGAATGCTCCGACCACATGTACTGAAGCAcattttctgttcaaataaacattaacatatcaACACAGATTGTTTTGTAGTGCAAATTTGTTTCATTTGATTATGAAGAGATATTAAGACGGCCATAATATTTTCAAGGAAAATTTTCTTTTACTGTATTtgccattttttaaatttttcctGTTGTATTTTTCTCCTGGTTGAAAAAtacgtatatataaataatatacatttataaataaattattttctctcAAAGAAGTATTTTGTTCCCCTGAGCTCTGTGTATCACTAAAGTTTTGCATTCTCTCTCTAAATATTTGCATTCTATTGCTAAAGAATTGTGTTTCCCGACAAACTTTGGGTTCTCTCGCTAAATATTTGCGTTCTATCCCTAAAGTTTTGTGTTCTCTCACTAAACATTTGTGTTTTATAGCAAAAGTTTCGTGTTCTGTTGCTAATCATTTGCGCTCTATCGCTAAAGTTTCACGTTCTCTCGCTAAACATTTGTGTTCTATCACTAAAGTTTTGTGCTTTCTCGCTAAACATTTGCGTTATATCGCTAAAGTTTTGTGTTCTCTCGCTAAACATTTGCGTTCTATCGCTAAAGTTTTGTGTTCTCTCGCTAAACATTTGTGTTCTATCGCTAAAGTTTCGGGTTCTCTCGCTAAACATTTGCGTTCTATCGCTAAAGTTTCGGGTTCTCTCGCTAAACATTTGTGTTCTATCGCTAAAGTTTCGGGTTCTCTCGCTAAACATTTGTGTTCTATCGCTAAAGTTTCAGGTTCTCTCGCTAAACATTTGTGTTCTATCGCTAAAGTTTCGGGTTCTCTCGCTAAACATTTGCGTTCTATCGCTAAACATTTGCGTTCTATGGCTAAAGTTTCGGGTTCTCTCGCTAAACATTTGTGTTCTATCGCTAAAGTTTCGGGTTCTCTCGCTAAACATTTGTGTTCTATCGATAAAGTTTCGGGTTCTCTCGCTAAAAATTTGTGTTCTATCGCTAAACATTTGTGTTCTATCGATAAAGTTTCGGGTTCTCTCGCTAAACATTTGTGTTCTATCGATAAAGTTTCGGGTTCTCTCGCTAAACATTTGTGTTCTATCGCTAAAGTTTCGGGTTCTCTCGCTAAACATTTGGGTTCTATCGCTAAAGTTTCGGGTTCTCTCGCTAAACATTTGTGTTCTATCGCTAAAGTTTCGGGTTCTCTCGCTAAACATTTGCGTTCTATCGCTAAAGTTTCGGGTTCTCTCGCTAAACATTTGTGTTCTATCGCTAAAGTTTCGGGTTCTCTCGCTAAACATTTGTGTTCTATCGATAAAGTTTCGGGTTCTCTCGCTAAACATTTGTGTTCTATCGCTAAACATTTGTGTTCTATCGCTAAAGTTTCGGGTTCTCTCGCTAAACATTTGTGTTCTCTTGCTAAACATTTGTGCTCTATAGCTAAAGTTTTGCGTTCTCTTACTAAACATTTGTGTTCTACCGCTAAAGTTTTGTGTTCTCTCGCTAATCATTTGCGTTCTATCGCTAAAGTTTTGTGTTCTCTCGCTAAACATTTGTGTTCTATCGCTAAAGTTTCGGGTTCTCTCGCTAAACATTTGCGCTCTATCGCTAAAGTTTTGTGTTCTCTCTGTAAACATTTGCGCTCTATCACTAAAGTTTTGTGTTTTCTCGCTAAACATCTGTGTTCTATCGCTAAAGTTTCGCGTTTTCTCGCTAAACATTTGCGTTCTATCGCTAAAGTTTTGTGTTCTCTAGCTAAACATTTGTTCTATTGCTAAAGTTTCATGTTCTCTCGCTAAACATTTGCATTCTATTGCTAAAGTATTGTTCCCCCAACAAACTTCGCGTTCTCTTGCTAAACATTTGTGTTCTATTGCTACATGATTTTATTCCTACAAGAAACTTTGCATTCCATCACTGAAATGTTGCATTCTCTTGCGATACATTTGTGATATTTCTCCAAAGTATTGCGTTCCCGCTAGAAACTCTCCatttaataaagtttaaaaacacatctatagattcattttattttcatcttataacacgaaaaaataaataaatgatgacttacaagctaaataaaataagataaataaaaataaaacgttataggaaatatataaaaacttactggtctaaaaaaatgtattggctttccattatacttttaaatgaaaaagtaaacatttgcaaacagtaTCAGTATACTGTAACAGCTCCAATTTAATGACATTTAACGACTGTTTTGGGTGATGTTTTTAACAAACTGCATTTATTAGtaatacatattatttaaaaactttatcaTTTTGTATTGTCAAACAAGTTTTACGTTGCCGTCCTGTTTACTTGTTACACAGTACACACATCCATCCTCCTACACGGAAGTATCTGTTTGACTCGTTTGACTTGCTAAAGAATTGTGTTTCCCGACAAACTTTGGGTTCTCTCGCTAAATATTTGCGTTCTATCCCTAAAGTTTTGTGTTTTCTTGCTAAACATTTGCGTTCTATCCCTAAAGTTTTGTGTTCTCTCACTAAACATTTGTGTTTTATAGCAAAAGTTTTGTGTTCTGTCGCTAATCATTTGCGCTCTATCACTAAAGTTTCACGTTCTCTCGCTAAACATTTGTGTTCTATCACTAAAGTTTTGTGCTTTCTCGCTAAACATTTGCGTTATATCGCTAATGTTTTGTGTTCTCTCGCTAAACATTTGCGTTCTATCGCTAAAGTTTTGTGTTCTCTTGCTAAACATTTGTGTTCTATCGCTAAAGTTTCGGGTTCTCTCGCTAAACATTTGCGTTCTATCGCTAAAGTTTTGGGTTCTCTCGCTAAACATTTGTGTTCTATCGCTAAAGTTTCGGGTTCTCTCGCTAAACATTTGTGTTCTATCGCTAAAGTTTCGGGTTCTCTCGCTAAACATTTGGGTTCTATCGCTAAAGTTTCGGGTTCTCTCGCTAAACATTTGTGTTCTATCGCTAAAGTTTCGGGTTCTCTCGCTAAACATTTGCGTTCTATCGCTAAAGTTTTGTGTTCTCTCGCTAAACATTTGTTCTATTGCTAAAGTTTCATGTTCTCTCGCTAAACATTTGCATTCTATTGCTAAAGTATTGTTCCCCCAACAAACTTCGCGTTCTCTTGCTAAACATTTGTGTTCTATTGCTACATGATTTTATTCCTACAAGAAACTTTGCATTCCATCACTGAAATGTTGCATTCTCTTGCGATACATTTGTGATATTTCTCCAAAGTATTGCGTTCCCGCTAGAAACTCTCCatttaataaagtttaaaaacacatctatagattcattttattttcatcttataacacgaaaaaataaataaatgatgacttacaagctaaataaaataagataaataaaaataaaacgttataggaaatatataaaaacttactggtctaaaaaaatgtattggctttccattatacttttaaatgaaaaagtaaacatttgcaaacagtaTCAGTATACTGTAACAGCTCCAATTTAATGACATTTAACGACTGTTTTGGGTGATGTTTTTAACAAACTGCATTTATTAGtaatacatattatttaaaaactttatcaTTTTGTATTGTCAAACAAGTTTTACGTTGCCGTCCTGTTTACTTGTTACACAGTACACACATCCATCCTCCTACACGGAAGTATCTGTTTGACTCATTCTCAGGCATAACCGACCTGGTCCTGTCGTGAAGTCAGGGAATATGATGGAGAAGTATCTTTTGAAAGCGGCATCCAGGACGGAGCATCCGGTCTGCGCAGCCGAGTCCCTCCCGTAAGTGAAGGAGAAGAGCCGTGGACTCAGGGGGTCTCTGTCCGGGGACTGATGGAGCTGCTGCGGCAGCGGCCAGACCCCATCTACCTGCTGCACCCACACAGCCACCACAGCCACTATTAAACACCACCGCACCTGACGAGACTGCGTGCCCGAGCGGGACATGTTACCGGACACCTCGCTCGTGTTTCACAGCGGACGAACTGCAGATACACAGCGAGAAAACATTAAAAAGCGCTGAGACTGTCAAAACACGAGTCATGTGACAGGACAGTGTTTTTGTTCACCTGATCTGAGGAGAGCTGGCTTCTCATTGGCTCAGCTTGAGTCACACGGTCTATTTCCGGGATGGTTTTCATGTTAAATAGGCTCATCAAAGGGAAAGTAAATTAAAGAGATTAATTTACCGATTCCGATTCCTTAAACTGTGAAACGCGAAAGGATTGTGAATAgcctaatattgttttatattttattttatcgccCAGTCCTATACGTatgcaatatattattattattattattattattattattattattattattattattgttattaatattattattagtggaAACAAGAAACAACCTGCGCACTTTACATTATAATATTAGCCTACttccataatttttatttatcactgtgtttatttttgtgttgatCAAATATGTTATgacttaaaaactaaatttaagagTCAGAAAAAGCCTCTAGAGGGCGTTATTATACAG
The sequence above is drawn from the Carassius gibelio isolate Cgi1373 ecotype wild population from Czech Republic chromosome B25, carGib1.2-hapl.c, whole genome shotgun sequence genome and encodes:
- the LOC128013728 gene encoding beta-hexosaminidase subunit alpha isoform X2: MSRSGTQSRQVRWCLIVAVVAVWVQQVDGVWPLPQQLHQSPDRDPLSPRLFSFTYGRDSAAQTGCSVLDAAFKRYFSIIFPDFTTGPENVLQYMWSEHSPFVVSVSVKTRGCDGYPDEDSDESYTLSVSEGQAVLRSVSVWGALRGLESFSQLVYQDDYGTYFINKTEIVDFPRFAFRGLLLDTSRHYLPLHAILKTLDAMAYSKLNVFHWHIVDDPSFPYQSRTFPDLSNKGAFHPFTHIYTPSDVMRVIEHARMRGIRVVPEFDSPGHTQSWGKGQPGLLTPCYKGSVPSGSFGPVDPTVDTTYKFMESLLKEVKFVFPDSYVHLGGDEVSFACWQSNPNVRKFMEKMGFGKDFTKLESFYMESIMNMTAALNKTSIVWQDVFDYHERIPQDTVLEIWKGAKYQAELSRMTQAGHRVLLSAPWYINHISYGQDWRDSYAVRPQNFSGVWSSMLCWVQTLSSACT
- the LOC128013728 gene encoding beta-hexosaminidase subunit alpha isoform X3, which encodes MSRSGTQSRQVRWCLIVAVVAVWVQQVDGVWPLPQQLHQSPDRDPLSPRLFSFTYGRDSAAQTGCSVLDAAFKRYFSIIFPDFTTGPENVLQYMWSEHSPFVVSVSVKTRGCDGYPDEDSDESYTLSVSEGQAVLRSVSVWGALRGLESFSQLVYQDDYGTYFINKTEIVDFPRFAFRGLLLDTSRHYLPLHAILKTLDAMAYSKLNVFHWHIVDDPSFPYQSRTFPDLSNKGAFHPFTHIYTPSDVMRVIEHARMRGIRVVPEFDSPGHTQSWGKGQPGLLTPCYKGSVPSGSFGPVDPTVDTTYKFMESLLKEVKFVFPDSYVHLGGDEVSFACWQSNPNVRKFMEKMGFGKDFTKLESFYMESIMNMTAALNKTSIVWQDVFDYHERPRSKYVVEVWKQGCYLCKMRRVTKAGLKVILAAPFYLDLPIPTHSWARYYNVRPLAFRGQSISAKH
- the LOC128013728 gene encoding beta-hexosaminidase subunit alpha isoform X1, encoding MSRSGTQSRQVRWCLIVAVVAVWVQQVDGVWPLPQQLHQSPDRDPLSPRLFSFTYGRDSAAQTGCSVLDAAFKRYFSIIFPDFTTGPENVLQYMWSEHSPFVVSVSVKTRGCDGYPDEDSDESYTLSVSEGQAVLRSVSVWGALRGLESFSQLVYQDDYGTYFINKTEIVDFPRFAFRGLLLDTSRHYLPLHAILKTLDAMAYSKLNVFHWHIVDDPSFPYQSRTFPDLSNKGAFHPFTHIYTPSDVMRVIEHARMRGIRVVPEFDSPGHTQSWGKGQPGLLTPCYKGSVPSGSFGPVDPTVDTTYKFMESLLKEVKFVFPDSYVHLGGDEVSFACWQSNPNVRKFMEKMGFGKDFTKLESFYMESIMNMTAALNKTSIVWQDVFDYHERIPQDTVLEIWKGAKYQAELSRMTQAGHRVLLSAPWYINHISYGQDWRDSYAVRPQNFSGTDEQKKLVIGGEVAMWGEYVDATNLSPRLWPRACAAAERLWSNEEKTLNADLAFPRLKEFRCELVRRGILAEPLFVGHCRHEYDGL